The Panicum hallii strain FIL2 chromosome 9, PHallii_v3.1, whole genome shotgun sequence genome has a window encoding:
- the LOC112873875 gene encoding probable inactive poly [ADP-ribose] polymerase SRO2: MLKKFVKREQELGNVKLGWYGRGTRADVRTAAGADFSLNANWMLLGEDRAHGRGLHLAPLRFPHLSMSIAEADDKGEAHKLLCRIVQGQPAVLRAGSDWSGLGRSVGGVEYLSNPSWYITWNKHINSCIMPLCIVSFTKHPTIQDLGPMLFPLKFDMQKLRKEFKRFLPISKLQTLDDYYNSNMGNSYNFSKAVCELLVLQCSSVQS; encoded by the exons ATGCTCAAGAAGTTCGTGAagcgggagcaggagctggggAACGTCAAGCTCGGATGGTACGGACGGGGCACGCGCGCGGACgtgcggacggcggcgggggcagaCTTTTCCCTGAATGCCAACTGGATGCTGCTCGGGGAGGATCGAGCGCATGGACGCGGACTGCATCTCGCACCGCTCAGGTTTCCTCATCTTAG CATGAGCATTGCGGAGGCAGATGACAAAGGCGAGGCACACAAGTTGCTGTGCCGCATTGTGCAGGGTCAGCCAGCTGTCCTTCGTGCTGGGTCAGATTGGTCAGGCCTTGGAAGATCTGTTGGTGGTGTTGAATACCTCTCCAACCCGAGCTGGTACATCACCTGGAATAAGCACATCAACAGCTGCATCATGCCATTGTGCATTGTGAGCTTCACCAAACACCCAACGATCCAGGATCTAG GACCAATGCTATTTCCATTGAAATTTGACATGCAGAAGCTGCGCAAGGAGTTCAAGAGGTTTCTGCCAATCTCCAAATTGCAGACTTTGGATGATTATTACAATAGTAACATG GGGAACTCATATAACTTCTCCAAAGCCGTCTGTGAGCTGTTGGTGCTGCAATGTTCGTCAGTGCAATCCTAA
- the LOC112873129 gene encoding transcription factor bHLH19-like, with amino-acid sequence MEFIDPLSMQQLAESLANELWNEPPQEQQQEQHDQPRQCIPSPTGFSLLGNLNLINNADGSCPIVVGAGGSDNDMFSFTAGSPVATGSTVGKCCSSSTTEKKCSGGRKPSSSVKEHVIAERKRREKMHHQFATLASIIPDITKTDKVSVLGSTIEYLHYLRNRLKTLQETKHQHSSSRTAESPTTLNARCCIASEDEGAASPKIEADVQGTTVLLRVVCREKKGVLIMVLAELEKHRLSIINTNVVPFAESSLNITITAQVPCALCPKV; translated from the exons ATGGAGTTCATCGACCCACTCAGCATGCAGCAGCTCGCGGAATCCCTCGCCAACGAGCTCTGGAACGAGCCTCCTCAAGAGCAGCAACAAGAACAACATGATCAACCTCGGCAATGCATCCCATCGCCGACAGGCTTCTCGTTGTTGGGCAATCTCAACCTCATCAACAATGCCGACGGCAGCTGTCCAATTGTTGTCGGTGCAGGCGGCAGCGACAACGACATGTTTTCCTTCACTGCCGGCTCGCCAGTCGCCACCGGCAGCACCGTTGGGAAATGCTGTTCATCATCGACGACGGAGAAGAAATGCAGCGGCGGCCGGAAGCCGAGCTCGAGCGTGAAGGAGCACGTCATCGCCGAGAGGAAACGGCGGGAGAAGATGCACCACCAGTTCGCAACGCTCGCGTCCATCATTCCCGACATCACCAAG ACAGACAAGGTGTCTGTCTTGGGCAGCACCATCGAGTACCTGCACTACCTGAGGAACAGGCTCAAGACATTGCAAGAGACGAAGCACCaacacagcagcagcagaaccGCTGAGTCACCCACCACGTTGAACGCACGATGCTGCATTGCCTCCGAGGATGAAGGTGCGGCGAGCCCCAAGATCGAGGCGGACGTGCAGGGGACGACGGTTCTTCTGAGGGTGGTGTGCCGGGAGAAGAAGGGGGTGCTGATCATGGTGCTCGCGGAGCTGGAGAAACACCGCCTGTCCATCATCAACACTAACGTTGTGCCGTTTGCCGAGTCATCACTGAACATCACCATCACGGCACAGGTACCTTGTGCCCTCTGTCCAAAAGTATGA